One Fontisphaera persica DNA window includes the following coding sequences:
- a CDS encoding AAA family ATPase: MDDSTATALKTAAPAASSQTLSDNDVAAVDQMRELYQKIRAEIARVIIGQDAVIEKLLICILSRGHGLLMGVPGLAKTLMVHSIANVMSLQFSRIQFTPDLMPSDITGTDILQETDQPGRRAFEFVKGPIFANIILADEINRTPPKTQSALLEAMQEYKVTAAGHNYKLPLPFFVLATQNPIEQEGTYPLPEAQLDRFMFFITVKYPTVEEERRIARETTGSMTVNLNKLIDGAQVMAYQELVQRVPVPDHIYDTVVDVVRMSRPTEPNAPEWVKKYVTWGAGPRAVQYLVKGAKARAVLNGSYLVRMEDVEAVLHPVLTHRILTNFQAQSEGVTSEEIINRLWAEVQGAEQRG, from the coding sequence TCCCAAACGTTGTCTGACAACGATGTGGCGGCCGTGGACCAGATGCGGGAACTGTACCAGAAAATTCGGGCGGAGATTGCCCGGGTGATCATCGGCCAGGATGCGGTCATCGAAAAGCTGCTGATTTGCATATTGTCCCGGGGACACGGTTTGTTGATGGGGGTGCCGGGACTGGCGAAGACGTTGATGGTGCACTCCATTGCCAACGTGATGTCCCTGCAATTCAGCCGCATCCAGTTCACGCCGGATTTGATGCCTTCGGATATTACGGGCACGGATATTTTACAGGAGACGGACCAGCCGGGGCGGCGGGCATTTGAGTTCGTCAAAGGCCCCATTTTCGCCAATATCATTCTGGCGGACGAAATCAACCGCACGCCGCCCAAGACGCAATCCGCGTTGCTGGAGGCGATGCAGGAATACAAAGTGACCGCCGCGGGGCACAATTACAAACTGCCGTTGCCGTTTTTTGTGCTGGCGACACAAAACCCGATTGAGCAGGAGGGCACGTACCCGCTGCCGGAGGCGCAGTTGGACCGGTTCATGTTTTTCATCACGGTGAAGTATCCGACGGTGGAGGAGGAGCGGCGGATTGCGCGGGAGACGACGGGCAGCATGACGGTGAATCTGAACAAGCTGATTGATGGTGCGCAGGTGATGGCGTACCAGGAGCTGGTGCAGCGGGTGCCGGTGCCGGATCATATTTACGACACGGTGGTGGACGTGGTGCGGATGTCGCGTCCGACCGAGCCGAATGCGCCGGAGTGGGTGAAAAAATATGTGACCTGGGGGGCGGGGCCGCGCGCGGTGCAATACCTGGTGAAGGGGGCCAAGGCGCGGGCAGTGCTCAACGGGAGTTACCTGGTGCGGATGGAGGACGTGGAGGCGGTGCTGCATCCGGTGTTAACGCATCGCATTCTGACCAATTTCCAGGCCCAATCGGAAGGGGTCACCAGCGAGGAGATCATCAATCGCCTGTGGGCCGAGGTGCAAGGAGCTGAGCAGCGTGGCTGA
- a CDS encoding DUF58 domain-containing protein — MAERGGRKFLDPKVVARLVQQPMGTRLPMIGSVAGLHRSPHRGSSVEFAEYRKYAPGDDIRRVDWRVYARTDRFYVKEFEADTNLRCYLVLDCSGSMAFRGEQGDSKLDYAKRLIATLAYLFIHQGDAAGLICLSDRMVWDIPPKRNPRHLQAVFDVLEEVEARGETALIRSLHDVAEKVRQRALVMVFSDFFCPVEPLLECFQHLRFQKHDVVAFHLMDRLELEFPFDRPMRFVDLESPETLLSEPAVIRDQYLKAVRAHLEALREGCHRFAIELQSVATHEDYERVLRAFMRGRALKIR, encoded by the coding sequence GTGGCTGAGCGCGGCGGCAGAAAGTTTCTTGACCCGAAGGTTGTCGCCCGCCTGGTGCAGCAGCCGATGGGGACTCGTCTGCCCATGATTGGGTCGGTGGCGGGGTTGCATCGCAGCCCGCATCGGGGTTCGAGCGTGGAGTTTGCGGAATACCGCAAGTATGCGCCGGGGGATGACATCCGGCGGGTGGACTGGCGGGTGTACGCGCGCACGGACCGGTTTTACGTGAAGGAGTTTGAGGCGGATACCAACCTGCGCTGTTACCTGGTGCTGGACTGCAGCGGCTCGATGGCGTTTCGGGGGGAGCAGGGGGATTCCAAACTGGACTATGCGAAGCGGTTGATTGCCACGCTGGCGTATTTGTTCATTCATCAGGGCGATGCAGCGGGGCTGATCTGCCTGAGCGATCGCATGGTGTGGGATATTCCGCCCAAGCGCAACCCGCGGCATTTGCAGGCGGTGTTTGATGTGTTGGAGGAGGTGGAGGCGCGGGGGGAGACGGCCTTGATTCGCTCGCTGCACGACGTGGCGGAGAAGGTGCGGCAGCGGGCGCTGGTCATGGTGTTCAGCGATTTCTTTTGTCCGGTGGAGCCGCTGCTGGAGTGTTTTCAACACCTGCGTTTTCAGAAGCACGATGTGGTGGCGTTTCATTTGATGGACCGGCTGGAGCTGGAGTTTCCGTTTGACCGGCCGATGCGCTTTGTGGATTTGGAGTCGCCGGAGACGCTGTTGTCGGAGCCGGCGGTGATACGAGATCAATACCTCAAGGCGGTGCGGGCGCATCTGGAGGCGTTGCGGGAGGGGTGCCACCGGTTTGCCATCGAGCTGCAATCGGTGGCGACGCATGAGGATTACGAAAGGGTGCTGCGCGCCTTCATGCGCGGGCGGGCGCTCAAGATTCGATGA
- a CDS encoding BatA domain-containing protein translates to MTFLEPLLLWGLPLALLPVIIHLFNRLRHRSIDWGAMMFLLSATRKSTRYARLRQWLILLLRVLALVGLVLAVARPLAGGWLGWMFQAAPDVIVIVLDRSASMEARMPGGNVSKRAEAARVLAEAAQSYKDTSRFVLFDTALRAATEVGEPSALPQLSTAGATDTAADIPATLQAVVEWAQRNKVGHFEIWLASDLQASNWQPDSEQWKVVTAQIAALPQTVRVRLLTFEQPPVTESWSVQITEVLRRPRAEPPEVEVVMMIERNNPAPAIMPISIGGEGTRAQVDLELSGPSYRYRHKLPVESAMASGWGRVELPADDNPRDNVAYFVYGPPVLLRALVVTDDPAVGRILQLAAAPFANDTNLVAEVVHPDRTAGVVWNDYALVLWHAAPPGGAVAAALHQYLEAGGALWMFAHGQPGQFEGIAWGEAQAAEEGKSWPITQWQRQEGLLANTEENLALPLNDLEVRRRQPLGGTGIALASFEDRLAFLSRRVVGRGELVACSVGLWPEWSNLREGWVLVPAVQRLLQTGGRRFTQAGMLSCGQIVPTGGGEIWTSVEGAKDVRLHAGVYRSGLRMVAVNRPPAEAAVETVEPAKARGLFGPVPVQMLGERKQGEGRLQAELWRMFLFAMLVFLLVEALLILPPKPETAPAVRFQMKGGTP, encoded by the coding sequence ATGACCTTCCTGGAGCCATTACTGTTGTGGGGCCTGCCCCTGGCGCTGCTGCCGGTCATCATTCATCTTTTCAACCGGCTGCGGCATCGCTCGATTGACTGGGGCGCGATGATGTTTTTGCTGTCGGCCACGCGCAAATCCACGCGCTATGCGCGGTTGCGGCAATGGTTGATTTTGCTGTTGCGGGTGCTGGCTCTGGTGGGTCTGGTGCTGGCGGTGGCGCGGCCGCTGGCCGGCGGATGGCTGGGATGGATGTTTCAGGCGGCGCCGGATGTGATTGTCATTGTGTTGGACCGCTCGGCGAGCATGGAGGCGCGGATGCCCGGTGGCAACGTCAGCAAGCGGGCGGAGGCGGCGCGGGTGCTGGCGGAGGCGGCGCAGAGTTACAAGGACACCAGCCGGTTTGTGTTGTTTGACACGGCCCTGCGAGCCGCGACGGAAGTGGGCGAACCTTCGGCTCTGCCTCAGCTTTCCACTGCCGGGGCCACAGATACGGCGGCGGACATTCCGGCCACATTACAGGCGGTGGTGGAATGGGCGCAACGGAACAAGGTGGGGCATTTTGAAATCTGGCTGGCCAGCGATTTGCAGGCGAGCAACTGGCAGCCGGACAGCGAGCAATGGAAGGTGGTGACGGCGCAAATAGCGGCGTTGCCGCAAACGGTACGGGTGCGTTTGCTGACATTTGAGCAGCCGCCGGTGACGGAGTCATGGTCGGTGCAAATCACCGAGGTGCTCCGGCGCCCACGGGCTGAGCCGCCGGAGGTGGAGGTGGTCATGATGATTGAGCGCAACAACCCCGCGCCGGCCATCATGCCGATTAGCATTGGGGGAGAGGGCACGCGGGCGCAGGTAGATTTGGAATTGAGCGGACCGAGCTACCGGTACCGGCATAAACTGCCGGTGGAGAGCGCGATGGCCAGTGGATGGGGCCGGGTGGAATTGCCGGCGGATGACAATCCGCGGGACAATGTGGCTTATTTTGTGTATGGGCCGCCGGTGTTGCTGCGGGCGTTGGTGGTGACGGATGATCCAGCGGTGGGCCGCATTCTGCAACTGGCGGCGGCACCTTTTGCCAACGATACCAATTTGGTGGCTGAGGTGGTGCATCCGGACCGGACCGCCGGGGTGGTATGGAATGATTACGCGCTGGTGCTATGGCATGCGGCGCCACCCGGCGGCGCGGTGGCCGCGGCCTTGCATCAGTATCTGGAGGCGGGCGGCGCGTTGTGGATGTTTGCGCATGGCCAGCCGGGGCAGTTTGAGGGCATTGCCTGGGGAGAGGCGCAGGCGGCCGAGGAGGGTAAAAGCTGGCCAATTACCCAGTGGCAGCGGCAGGAGGGGCTGTTGGCGAACACGGAAGAAAACCTGGCGCTGCCGCTGAATGATTTGGAGGTGCGCCGCCGGCAGCCGCTGGGGGGCACAGGCATTGCGCTGGCCAGTTTTGAGGACCGGCTGGCGTTTTTATCGCGACGAGTGGTGGGGCGGGGCGAGCTGGTGGCGTGCAGTGTGGGGTTGTGGCCGGAATGGAGCAATCTACGGGAGGGGTGGGTGCTGGTGCCGGCGGTGCAACGGTTGTTGCAGACCGGCGGCCGTCGTTTCACTCAGGCCGGGATGTTGAGTTGCGGGCAGATTGTGCCCACCGGCGGGGGGGAGATATGGACCAGTGTGGAAGGGGCCAAGGATGTTCGGCTGCATGCGGGGGTGTATCGGTCGGGGTTGCGGATGGTGGCGGTGAACCGTCCGCCGGCGGAGGCAGCGGTGGAGACGGTGGAGCCGGCCAAGGCCAGGGGGTTGTTTGGGCCGGTGCCGGTGCAGATGCTCGGTGAGCGCAAGCAGGGTGAGGGCCGGTTGCAGGCGGAATTGTGGCGCATGTTTTTGTTCGCCATGCTGGTGTTTTTGCTGGTGGAGGCGTTGTTGATTCTGCCGCCCAAGCCGGAAACTGCGCCCGCAGTGAGATTCCAGATGAAGGGAGGGACGCCATGA
- a CDS encoding prenyltransferase/squalene oxidase repeat-containing protein, with protein MSTGKWHRFYLGGVLAMGLALLAGLPSRIFAQGEEFLEAVPPQLERMYKRGLDWLARTQTEQGTWKDNYGQQPAVVGLAITAMLAHGDDPNVGPYAVNIKRGLNFILSQQNDRNGYIGNSMYNHGFATLALAESYGHVQDARLGPALQKAVDLILTAQARNAYGGWRYSPETSDADTTVSGAQMVALFAARNAGLAVPEEAINKGIRFFLLCQGADGGVGYTGPDAGNAPRTAIFALVLALAKQKNSKAFLAASRFLSSAPAEQHYFHYYLYYASQAYFHTSPKAWREWNALNVKLLAQTQSPDGNWDGNFGASFTTAASLLSLALNYRYLPIYER; from the coding sequence ATGAGCACAGGTAAATGGCATAGATTTTATCTGGGGGGGGTGCTGGCGATGGGGCTGGCCTTGCTGGCCGGGCTGCCGTCCCGGATTTTTGCCCAGGGGGAGGAATTTCTGGAGGCGGTGCCGCCGCAGTTGGAGCGGATGTACAAGCGGGGGCTGGACTGGCTGGCGCGGACGCAAACCGAGCAGGGAACGTGGAAAGACAATTATGGGCAGCAACCGGCCGTGGTGGGGCTGGCCATCACGGCGATGCTGGCGCACGGGGATGACCCCAATGTGGGGCCTTACGCGGTAAACATCAAACGGGGGCTGAACTTCATTCTCAGCCAGCAGAATGACCGCAATGGCTACATTGGCAATTCCATGTACAATCATGGGTTTGCGACGCTGGCGCTGGCGGAGAGTTATGGGCATGTGCAGGACGCGCGGCTGGGGCCGGCGTTGCAAAAGGCGGTGGATTTGATTTTAACAGCCCAGGCGCGCAATGCCTACGGAGGCTGGCGGTATTCGCCGGAAACCAGCGATGCGGACACCACGGTGAGCGGGGCGCAGATGGTGGCGTTGTTTGCGGCGCGCAATGCCGGCCTGGCCGTGCCCGAGGAGGCCATCAACAAAGGCATCCGGTTTTTCCTTTTGTGCCAGGGGGCGGACGGCGGGGTGGGATATACGGGGCCGGATGCAGGGAATGCGCCGCGCACGGCAATTTTTGCGCTGGTGCTGGCGCTGGCCAAGCAGAAGAACAGCAAGGCGTTTCTGGCGGCCAGCCGGTTTTTATCCTCGGCGCCGGCGGAACAACACTATTTCCATTACTATTTGTACTACGCCTCGCAGGCGTATTTCCACACCTCGCCCAAGGCGTGGCGGGAGTGGAATGCGCTCAACGTCAAATTGCTGGCGCAAACGCAGTCACCGGACGGCAATTGGGATGGGAATTTTGGGGCGAGCTTCACCACCGCGGCGAGTTTGTTGTCGCTGGCGTTGAATTACCGGTATTTGCCGATTTACGAGCGTTAA
- a CDS encoding FAD-dependent oxidoreductase — protein sequence MAVQRLLIVGGVAGGASAAARARRLSEKAEIIVFERGPYVSFANCGLPYHVGGEIPARDDLLLQTPGSLKARFNLDVRVNAEVTAIHRTARKVQVRDLSDGREYEESYDALILAPGAAPLRPPIPGIEREGHFVVRNVPDVDAIQAWLRPGVAERAVVVGGGYIGLEMAEQLRRRQLQVTVVEALPQVMAPLDPEMAAWLHLELQANGVELRLNDAVAAFEAPRDGENARASVVVLKSGARLPADVVILGLGVKPETALARAAGLDIGPRGGIRVNEHLQTSDPAIYAVGDAIEVRDWVTGAPALIPLAGPANRQGRVAADHIFGLPARYEGSLGTAILRLFRLAAGCTGANEKILRQAGMAHQAVHLHPASHAGYYPGAQPLSIKVLFDPDNGRLLGAQVVGVDGVDKRLDVFATALKARMTVDDLAELELAYAPPFGSAKDPVNLAGMAAQNVRRRLVHLAQWKEALQLDPARSFLLDVRSPEECARGMIPGAVNIPLPQLRRRLGELPRDREIIVHCQSGQRSYFACRLLLQNGFQARNLTGSYRTWDAAVRGGAARL from the coding sequence ATGGCAGTGCAACGTTTGCTGATTGTTGGCGGAGTGGCGGGTGGCGCAAGCGCCGCCGCCCGGGCGCGGCGATTGTCGGAAAAAGCCGAAATCATCGTCTTTGAACGGGGGCCGTACGTTTCCTTTGCCAATTGCGGCCTGCCCTACCATGTGGGGGGCGAAATTCCGGCGCGGGATGATTTGTTGCTGCAGACGCCCGGCAGTTTGAAGGCGCGATTCAATCTGGACGTGCGGGTGAACGCGGAGGTGACGGCCATCCACCGCACTGCGCGCAAGGTGCAGGTGCGCGATTTGAGCGACGGGCGGGAATACGAGGAGAGTTATGACGCGTTGATTCTGGCGCCGGGGGCGGCGCCGTTGCGCCCACCCATTCCCGGCATTGAGCGGGAGGGGCATTTTGTGGTGCGCAATGTGCCGGATGTGGACGCCATTCAGGCGTGGCTGCGGCCGGGGGTGGCCGAGCGCGCGGTGGTGGTGGGCGGGGGATACATCGGCCTGGAGATGGCCGAGCAATTGCGGCGGCGGCAGTTGCAGGTCACGGTGGTGGAGGCGCTGCCCCAGGTGATGGCGCCGCTGGACCCGGAGATGGCGGCGTGGTTGCATTTGGAATTGCAGGCCAACGGTGTGGAGCTGCGGCTGAATGATGCGGTGGCGGCCTTTGAAGCGCCACGCGACGGGGAAAATGCCCGGGCTTCCGTGGTGGTATTGAAAAGCGGGGCGCGGCTGCCGGCGGATGTGGTGATACTGGGGCTGGGGGTCAAACCGGAAACGGCGCTGGCCCGCGCGGCCGGACTGGACATCGGCCCGCGGGGGGGCATTCGGGTTAATGAACATTTGCAGACCAGTGATCCCGCCATTTACGCGGTGGGGGATGCGATTGAGGTGCGGGACTGGGTGACGGGCGCGCCGGCCTTGATTCCGCTGGCCGGCCCGGCCAACCGGCAGGGGCGCGTGGCGGCGGATCATATTTTTGGCCTGCCGGCGCGGTATGAAGGCTCGCTGGGCACGGCGATACTGCGGCTGTTCCGGCTGGCGGCGGGTTGCACGGGGGCCAATGAGAAGATTTTGCGCCAGGCCGGCATGGCCCATCAGGCGGTGCATTTGCATCCGGCGTCGCATGCGGGTTATTACCCGGGCGCGCAACCGCTGTCCATCAAGGTGTTGTTTGATCCGGACAACGGGCGGCTGCTGGGTGCGCAGGTGGTGGGCGTGGACGGAGTGGACAAGCGGCTGGATGTTTTTGCCACCGCGTTGAAGGCGCGGATGACGGTGGATGACCTGGCCGAGCTGGAGCTGGCCTATGCGCCGCCGTTTGGCTCAGCGAAGGACCCGGTGAATCTGGCCGGCATGGCCGCGCAAAACGTACGCCGGCGGCTGGTGCACCTGGCGCAGTGGAAGGAGGCGTTGCAACTTGATCCGGCTCGCTCGTTTTTACTGGACGTGCGATCGCCGGAGGAATGCGCGCGCGGCATGATCCCGGGCGCAGTGAACATTCCCCTGCCGCAATTGCGGCGGCGGCTGGGCGAGTTGCCACGGGACCGGGAAATCATTGTGCACTGCCAGAGCGGGCAGCGCTCGTATTTTGCCTGCCGGCTGTTGCTCCAGAATGGTTTTCAAGCGCGCAATCTTACCGGTTCTTACCGCACATGGGACGCCGCGGTGCGCGGGGGCGCGGCACGCTTGTGA
- a CDS encoding NAD-dependent epimerase/dehydratase family protein — protein sequence MGRRGARGRGTLVRPGRHILVTGGAGFIGSHLVDRLLAEGQRVVVVDDLSTGRLENLAAHRREPRLEVKSQRVSACRTLPKLAREARLIFHLAAAVGVELVVREPVRTMETNVLETEALLRAASAARAPVLLASTSEVYGKSRKAYFAEEDDLCIGPPHLGRWAYACSKLMDEFLALGHARQHGLPVIIARLFNTVGPRQTGRYGMVLPRFVQAALEGQPLQVYGSGRQTRCFCHVRDTVEALWRLAHCPAAYGQVVNVGSTREIRILDLARLVKKLCHSESPLVRVPYAQAYAPGFEDMQRRRPQIRRLVRLTGFRPRIPLERAIEELKEERGAARQARG from the coding sequence ATGGGACGCCGCGGTGCGCGGGGGCGCGGCACGCTTGTGAGGCCGGGGCGGCACATTCTGGTCACGGGCGGGGCGGGGTTTATCGGCTCGCATCTGGTGGATCGCCTGCTGGCAGAGGGCCAGCGGGTGGTGGTGGTGGATGATTTGTCCACGGGCCGCCTGGAGAATCTTGCCGCTCACCGGCGTGAGCCGCGGTTGGAGGTGAAGTCGCAGCGGGTCTCCGCCTGTCGCACCCTGCCCAAACTGGCGCGGGAGGCGCGTCTGATTTTTCATCTGGCGGCGGCGGTGGGGGTGGAGCTGGTGGTGCGCGAGCCGGTGCGGACCATGGAGACGAATGTCCTGGAGACCGAGGCGTTGCTACGCGCCGCCAGCGCGGCGCGGGCGCCGGTGTTGCTGGCTTCCACCTCCGAGGTTTATGGCAAAAGCCGGAAAGCGTATTTCGCGGAGGAGGACGATTTGTGCATTGGGCCGCCGCATTTGGGGCGCTGGGCGTACGCCTGTTCCAAGCTGATGGATGAATTTCTGGCGCTGGGCCATGCGCGGCAGCACGGGCTGCCGGTCATCATCGCGCGGCTGTTCAACACGGTGGGGCCGCGGCAGACGGGCCGTTATGGGATGGTGCTGCCGCGTTTTGTGCAGGCGGCGCTGGAGGGGCAACCCTTGCAGGTCTATGGGAGCGGACGCCAGACCCGTTGCTTTTGTCATGTGCGCGACACGGTGGAGGCCTTGTGGCGGCTGGCTCATTGCCCGGCGGCTTATGGGCAGGTGGTCAATGTGGGGAGCACGCGGGAAATCCGCATTCTGGATTTGGCGCGGCTCGTCAAAAAGCTCTGCCATTCTGAGTCGCCGCTCGTGCGTGTGCCTTACGCGCAGGCCTATGCGCCGGGCTTTGAGGACATGCAACGGCGGCGGCCGCAAATCCGGCGGCTGGTGCGACTCACCGGTTTTCGTCCGCGCATCCCGCTGGAACGGGCCATTGAGGAACTGAAGGAAGAACGGGGGGCTGCGCGGCAAGCGCGGGGATGA
- a CDS encoding helix-turn-helix domain-containing protein, with product MPMKKNTAPQPPPSATEPAPDAISCHLGRRVRQLRAARGWSLDALAQASGVSRSMLSQIEREKANPTLAVTLRIARAFGMSLGDLLESPEISSSVAVIRADDRAYHYRSDKLCRLRTLSPLNLEKDVEFYELVLQPGGALRSAPHFEGTREFLTVVRGEVRAESGRDAEVLRPGDSASYRADVPHAIVNTGRAEAQMYLVVVYQ from the coding sequence ATGCCCATGAAAAAAAACACCGCCCCGCAACCTCCTCCGTCTGCCACCGAGCCCGCGCCGGACGCCATTTCGTGCCATCTTGGACGCCGCGTCCGCCAGTTGCGCGCCGCCCGCGGATGGTCCCTGGATGCCCTCGCCCAAGCCAGCGGCGTCAGTCGCTCCATGCTCAGCCAGATTGAACGTGAGAAGGCCAACCCCACCCTGGCGGTCACCCTGCGCATTGCGCGCGCCTTCGGCATGTCCCTGGGGGACCTTCTCGAATCGCCCGAGATCAGTTCCTCCGTCGCCGTGATTCGGGCCGATGATCGCGCCTACCATTACCGCTCGGACAAATTATGCCGGCTCCGCACGCTCAGCCCCTTGAATCTGGAAAAGGATGTCGAATTTTATGAATTGGTCCTGCAGCCCGGCGGCGCCTTGCGCAGCGCCCCGCACTTCGAGGGCACCCGCGAGTTTCTTACCGTCGTTCGCGGCGAAGTGCGCGCCGAATCCGGCCGCGATGCGGAAGTGCTGCGCCCCGGCGACTCCGCCAGCTACCGCGCTGACGTGCCCCATGCCATCGTCAACACCGGCCGCGCGGAAGCGCAAATGTACCTGGTGGTGGTGTATCAATAA
- the tdh gene encoding L-threonine 3-dehydrogenase, with amino-acid sequence MKALVKQYDRPGLWLTDVPEPEVGLNDVLIRVERTGICGTDLHIYKWDEWARRTIPVPMVVGHEFVGEVVAVGANVVDFRPGDVVSAEGHVVCGRCRNCLAGRRHLCKDTQGIGVNRTGAFAEYIAVPMTNVWHHQTGIDREVAAIFDPFGNAVHTALSFDVLGEDVLITGAGPIGIMAAAVVRHAGARYVVVTDLNEYRLELARRMGATLAINPQKERLAEVQRRLGMKEGFDVGLEMSGSEAALREMIDNMCHGGKIAMLGIPPAGMTIDWNKVVFNMLTIKGIYGREMYETWYKMTVMLESGLNIKPVITHRFHYTEFECGFEVMLSGQSGKVVLSWKD; translated from the coding sequence ATGAAAGCCTTGGTAAAACAATATGATCGGCCGGGACTCTGGCTGACCGATGTGCCGGAGCCGGAGGTGGGGTTGAACGATGTGCTGATTCGCGTGGAGCGGACCGGGATATGCGGGACGGATTTGCACATTTACAAGTGGGATGAGTGGGCGCGCCGGACCATACCGGTGCCGATGGTGGTGGGGCATGAATTTGTGGGAGAGGTGGTGGCGGTGGGGGCAAATGTGGTGGATTTTCGGCCGGGGGACGTGGTCAGCGCTGAAGGGCACGTGGTGTGCGGGCGGTGCCGGAACTGCCTGGCGGGGCGGCGGCACTTGTGCAAGGACACGCAGGGCATCGGGGTGAATCGGACGGGCGCCTTTGCGGAGTACATTGCGGTGCCCATGACCAATGTGTGGCATCATCAGACGGGGATAGACCGGGAGGTGGCGGCGATCTTCGATCCGTTTGGCAATGCAGTGCACACCGCCCTGTCGTTTGATGTGCTGGGGGAGGATGTGCTCATCACAGGGGCGGGGCCGATTGGCATCATGGCTGCCGCCGTGGTGCGGCATGCGGGGGCGCGGTATGTGGTGGTGACGGATTTGAACGAGTATCGGCTGGAGCTGGCCCGGCGGATGGGGGCGACGCTGGCCATCAATCCCCAAAAAGAGCGGCTGGCGGAGGTGCAGCGGCGGCTGGGGATGAAGGAGGGGTTTGACGTGGGGCTGGAGATGTCAGGCAGCGAGGCGGCGTTGCGGGAGATGATAGACAACATGTGCCATGGGGGAAAAATCGCCATGCTGGGCATTCCGCCGGCAGGGATGACGATTGACTGGAACAAGGTGGTGTTCAACATGCTGACGATCAAGGGCATTTATGGGCGGGAGATGTATGAGACGTGGTACAAGATGACGGTGATGCTCGAGAGCGGGCTGAACATCAAACCGGTGATTACGCATCGTTTTCATTACACGGAGTTTGAGTGCGGGTTTGAGGTGATGCTGTCGGGCCAGTCCGGCAAGGTGGTATTGTCGTGGAAGGATTAA
- a CDS encoding glycine C-acetyltransferase: MYGEFQAHLQRQLAGVEAAGLTKRERVITTAQGTWIRVNEGPPVLNLCANNYLGLAQHPEVLAAARAGLERWGYGLASVRFICGTQAAHRELERRLTEFLGTEDTVLYSSCFDANGGLFETLLGEEDAVISDELNHASIIDGIRLCKARRYRYRNNDVADLEAKLQEAQGARFRLIATDGVFSMDGTMANLPVICDLAERYGALVMVDDSHAVGFMGARGRGTPEYCGVMGRVDILTGTLGKALGGASGGYTSGRREIIEYLRQRSRPYLFSNTLAPVVVAGALKALELLAQSTELRDRLEENTRYFRAGLERLGYEVIPGVHPICPIMLGDASRAVRMAEALLERRVYVVGFSYPVVPQGRARIRTQVSAAHTREDLAFALEQLAAVKSMV; encoded by the coding sequence ATGTACGGCGAATTTCAGGCGCATCTGCAAAGGCAACTGGCCGGAGTGGAGGCGGCCGGGTTGACGAAACGCGAGCGGGTCATCACCACGGCGCAGGGGACATGGATTCGAGTAAATGAGGGGCCACCGGTGCTCAACCTGTGCGCCAACAACTACCTGGGCCTGGCGCAGCATCCGGAGGTGTTGGCGGCGGCGCGGGCCGGGCTTGAGCGGTGGGGGTATGGTCTGGCCAGCGTGCGTTTTATTTGTGGAACGCAGGCGGCGCATCGGGAGCTGGAGCGGCGGCTGACGGAGTTTTTGGGGACGGAGGACACCGTCCTTTACTCTTCCTGTTTTGACGCCAATGGAGGGCTGTTTGAAACCCTGCTGGGCGAGGAGGATGCCGTCATTTCGGATGAATTGAATCATGCAAGCATCATTGACGGCATCCGCCTCTGCAAGGCACGGCGTTACCGTTACCGGAATAACGACGTGGCCGATTTGGAGGCAAAATTGCAGGAGGCGCAAGGGGCGCGCTTCCGGCTCATCGCCACGGACGGCGTGTTTTCGATGGATGGGACGATGGCCAACCTGCCGGTGATATGCGATTTGGCGGAGCGTTATGGAGCACTGGTGATGGTGGATGATTCCCATGCGGTGGGCTTCATGGGGGCGCGGGGGCGGGGCACGCCGGAGTATTGCGGGGTGATGGGGCGGGTGGACATCCTGACGGGGACGCTGGGCAAGGCGCTGGGCGGGGCCAGCGGCGGTTACACCAGCGGGCGGCGCGAAATCATTGAGTACCTGCGGCAGCGGTCGCGGCCTTATTTGTTTTCCAACACCCTGGCGCCGGTGGTGGTGGCGGGAGCATTGAAGGCGCTGGAGTTGCTGGCGCAATCCACCGAACTGCGGGACAGGCTGGAGGAAAATACGCGCTATTTCCGCGCGGGGCTGGAACGACTGGGGTATGAGGTGATTCCGGGCGTGCATCCCATTTGTCCCATCATGCTGGGGGATGCCAGCCGGGCGGTGCGAATGGCGGAGGCGTTGTTGGAGCGGCGGGTGTATGTGGTGGGTTTTTCGTATCCAGTGGTGCCGCAGGGCCGGGCGCGCATTCGCACGCAGGTTTCCGCGGCGCACACGCGGGAGGACCTGGCGTTTGCCCTGGAGCAGTTGGCAGCGGTCAAGAGCATGGTATGA